A DNA window from Thermoplasmatales archaeon contains the following coding sequences:
- a CDS encoding glycosyltransferase family 4 protein: MKVGLLTFQSSRYIRYVGVGRYEEDLINGLNGLGINIEKIILNEKEIGINPAINRIWVMGLQYFSKPKKKYDIYHASSQFTATKYADIVTVHDVIGLKDIPEVKETINVFEKGLWLACLPLIRKAKRIICVSNATKNDLIRITKIRENRIRVIYQGVDEKFYPDKDKEFKEKISPSLLFVSELRFYKNAHLVLKAMKILREKYGEDFNFFIVGKESKTSMKWWNKWKDFILKNNLKVEWLKGVDDDMLRKYYSNVDLFVWPSLAEGFGLPPLEAMACGTNVVCLDNEINREILQDKAFYSSNSEEDFARAIMKAIEEKKPEKELIVHAKKFDWKKTAKETKEVYEEII, from the coding sequence TTCGAGATACATAAGATATGTTGGAGTAGGTAGGTACGAAGAAGATCTTATAAATGGTCTAAATGGGTTAGGAATTAATATTGAAAAAATAATTTTGAATGAAAAAGAAATAGGAATAAATCCAGCTATTAATAGAATCTGGGTGATGGGGCTACAATATTTCAGTAAGCCAAAAAAGAAATATGATATCTACCATGCATCTTCTCAATTTACAGCTACAAAGTATGCAGATATCGTTACTGTTCATGATGTTATTGGGCTAAAGGATATTCCTGAAGTAAAGGAAACAATAAATGTTTTTGAAAAAGGATTGTGGCTTGCTTGCTTACCATTGATAAGGAAAGCAAAAAGAATAATTTGCGTAAGTAATGCAACAAAAAATGACTTAATAAGAATTACTAAAATAAGGGAAAATAGGATAAGAGTTATTTATCAAGGAGTTGATGAAAAATTTTACCCAGATAAAGACAAGGAATTTAAAGAAAAAATATCTCCTTCTCTTCTTTTTGTAAGTGAGTTAAGATTTTATAAAAATGCCCATCTCGTGCTAAAGGCAATGAAAATTTTAAGAGAAAAGTATGGTGAGGATTTTAACTTTTTCATAGTTGGAAAAGAGAGCAAAACAAGTATGAAATGGTGGAATAAATGGAAGGATTTCATTTTGAAAAATAACTTAAAAGTCGAATGGCTTAAAGGAGTTGATGACGATATGCTGAGAAAATATTACAGCAATGTTGATTTATTTGTATGGCCATCTCTGGCTGAAGGATTTGGTTTGCCTCCTTTAGAAGCAATGGCATGTGGAACAAATGTCGTATGCCTTGATAATGAAATAAATAGAGAAATTTTGCAGGATAAGGCATTTTATTCTTCAAATAGCGAAGAAGATTTTGCAAGAGCAATAATGAAGGCAATTGAAGAAAAAAAGCCAGAAAAAGAATTGATTGTTCATGCAAAAAAATTTGATTGGAAAAAAACAGCAAAAGAGACAAAAGAAGTTTATGAAGAAATAATATGA